The Paenibacillus sp. RC334 nucleotide sequence GCCGTATGCCAGCAACGTAAAATCACGGGGATCAATTCCTTTTCGCGCCATCAGGGGTGTGAATTGTGCGTACATATTGGCGGTCGCCACATCCAGAATCGCCTGAGCCGCTTTTTTTGGAATCCAGCCCAATCCTTGCTCCCAAACGCTCCAGCGCCGTTGCCGCCAGTTCCTCGTTCAGCGACATACGGCCCCCAAGAAAGCGATCTGGACGAATAATACCCAGATGCACATAGGCATCGGTGGTCGTCGGATTCATCCCTCCTTTGTCATAACAAGCTGGCCCCGGATCTGCTCCTGCACTGCGCGGTCCAACCTTGAGCACGCCTACACCGTCAACCCAGGCGATAGATCCGCCGCCTGCGCCGATGGCGGTTACGTCCACCGCCGGAATAATGACAGGAAAATCGCCAATCTGATTTTCACTTGAATAGGCCGGTTCACCATCAATGACAGCCACGTCTACGCTGGTGCCGCCCATATCAAAGGTGACGACTTTGTTGATCGCAGCCAATCTCGCTACATGGGTCGCGCCGATCACGCCCGATGCCGGACCAGACAACAACGTTTTAACTGGCTCCTCAGCCGCCCGCTGCGCTGTCATAATACCTCCATTGGACATCGTGGAAAGCACTTGGGCATGCAAGCCTCGCTCCTTCGCCCCAACTTCTAGTTTGCGGAAATATCCATTCATCCGGGAACCAATATACGCATTCATAACCGTTACCAGAGTACGTTCATACTCTCGTTGCTGTGGCCACACCTCACTGCTGGAGCAGACAAAAACATCGGGAAATTCCCTGCGAATCAGTTCCACGGCCTGCCGCTCATGCTCCGGGTTATGGTAAGCATGCAGAAAGGATACGGCAATCGCCGTAACACCTTCGGCAAGCAGCTCCTGTACAGACTGACGCAGATCATCGGCTGGAAGAGGTCGATAGATCCGTCCGTCAGCCAAGCAGCGCTCATCAATTTCCTTTACAAGATGGCGCGGAATAAGTGGATCAGGCTTGTCACCGTAAAGATTCGTCGTATTTTCCAGACGGAGTCTGCGAATTTCCAGAACATCCCGAAATCCGCGAGTGACGAGAAGCCCTGTCGTCGCTCCGTTGCGTTCAATAAGCGTGTTCACACCCAGCGTTGTCCCGTGCACAAACAATTCAACGGCCCCAATATCAATCGGGATGGACTTCAATTGTTCAATCGCATTTAAAATAGCCTGCTCCGGCGCGGAGGGGACGGACGGTGTTTTCAATGTTGCGGTTACCCTCCCGTTATTATCCGTTAGCATTACATCCGTAAACGTTCCACCGATGTCAATACCGAGTCGGTATGTAACTGTCATATTGACCACCTCCTGTATTGAATAACCTGTATCCTGTAAAAACAACATCCTACCTCAAGATTTTAAATCAGGCGTTAATCAGAGTTTTGGTAAGCACTGCTATATCATGGGTCATTAATGACGTTCTTTTATGCTTTACTTTTATCAAAATAAATGCGCACATCCTCAATCAATTGATTGATGTGAGTTACCATCGCAGATGCCGCTTCATCAGGCTCATGATGGGCTATACACTCCACAATCTGCCGATGGTCTACCACAAGCTCGCTGCCAACGGCTTTCCTAATCAGCGCGGTTGCTGGAAGATGAGCCCCTTCTCCCCATACAAGACGTAAAGCATGCAGTAGCACGCGGTTGCCAGATGCCACAGCGATCCGTTCATGAAACTCCCGGTCCTCCTCAATCGGAACACGCCCATCTGCAATGGCCTCATCCTGTGCTTCAATTGAATGCCATAGCTCTTGAATCGTCTGTTCACTGGCCTTCGATGCTGCCAGCCAAGCTGTTTCTCGCTCCAGCGCACGTCTTGCGATTAGCATATCAAGCAGTGATTCCTCATCAGAAACATTGAGCGCATCCAGCAAGTTCGACTGATCACGCCACTGAGTAAGCTGACGCTCGATATCTGCCAAGCGGTCTTTTCCCGGCGGAGCAAGCAACCTGCCCTTTCGCCCTTTGCTCTCCGTATAGCCCAAGGTATCGAACTCCATCAGCTTTCGTCCAATGGAAGCCTGACTTAATCCAAACTCCTTGCCTAAAACCAGTACCAGCGTCGTGGCACCTACAGGATTATCGTACTTCCCCAAGTAAGAGAGAAGCTTGTGTTCCATTCTTAACTGTTCCATTTCCTTTGCTCTCATTCGTTTCTCCTTTGTGGTATCGTTCGAATGCTCATCTGTGTTCTCGTTTTCCTAATCATAAGAGCTATTTTCATTGTTAATAATCAACGATGATTAACGTAAAAGTTAAAAAAAGTATTGCTTATGTTGCCATTTAACTCGTTAATGAACTTTGAATTTAGGTCATTATAATCCCGCTTTTTTTATTTGTCAATTAAACTCATGAGATAACTAGGAATAAATCAAACTAAAAAGGGACGTATCCTCAAGTCTTGTTGACCCTATGACATAAAATCAATAGTTGGCACACATAGCTGACTGCTAGTCATTTGGAAAGTTTGGAACCTGAATAAGTTTCACTTGAAAACAATTATGAGGAGGAAACAACCCAACTTAGTTTTGGAATCCTAGCTCCCGCCTCGTGGGCGCTACGTCCGAAGAGCCACATAAAGGTTAACCTTCATCTCGAACAAACCGGAATCTCAAATGCTCAAGGAGTCGAAGGCGCTAAGTATGGCTGGGGTAAATGGTGCGGCGAGCTTGAAAAGGTATTGGAACAATAATCGCATTCGGTACTAAAACATCTCCTTCCCCAATGCTAAATTAATTGGGTACGATAGTGAAATAGCCCAACATCATAAAACAGATCACTTAATGGTATCTATTGCCCATCAAGTGATCTGTTTTTACACGTATGTCGGCTGTATCTGATTTCGGGATTGGAAACACCACTATATTCCATCTATTTTGCGGGTGGTAACAGCTTCGCTGGTACTACCCCTTATTGGAATCGTCCCTATTGACCAGGCTGGCATTAATTCCATGATCGCATCAGCCCGAAATCTTAAATCTATGGGGGCATACACCCGTTTTATTTCTTCTGATCCACTAGCTCCAGCTTGGCAGGAATTGATTTTTTCACGGTTTTACCCTGGAGTACATCCTGTGCCGCCCGAACTGCCAATTGTCCAATCAGTTCAGGTTGCTGAGCCACGGTTGCCGTGAGCTTGCCTTCCTTAATTGATTTCAACGCATCCTCATTACCGTCAAAGCCGATCACCGGAATATTTTTACCCGAGCTTTGAATGGCTTCAATCGCCCCAAGCGCCATTTCATCATTATGGGCAAATACCGCCTGAACATCCGGGTTGCCTTGCAGCAGGTTTTCCATGACATTCAAACCTTTGGTCCGGTCAAAATCGGCCGACTGTTTGGCAATAACGTTCAGTTCCTTATCCGCTACTTCGTGGAAGCCTTTGCCCCGTTCTCGGGTAGCCGATGCACCTGGTACGCCTTCCAACTCAATGACCTTGGCACCTTTTCCGACTTGATCAATCACGTATCTGGCAGCCATGCGTCCACCCTCTACATTGTCCGAAGCGACAAGCGCTTTTACATCTCCTTTGTCAGCAGAACGATCCAGCGTAATGACCGGGATGTTCAAAGCGTTCGCGGATTGAACGACCGTGGAGATAGCCGACGAATCTGTCGGGTTAATTAACAACGCATTTACGCCTTGCTGGATCAGATCGTCCACATCATTGCTTTGCTTCGCCGAATCATTTTGCGCATCAACGACAAT carries:
- a CDS encoding FCD domain-containing protein, with protein sequence MRAKEMEQLRMEHKLLSYLGKYDNPVGATTLVLVLGKEFGLSQASIGRKLMEFDTLGYTESKGRKGRLLAPPGKDRLADIERQLTQWRDQSNLLDALNVSDEESLLDMLIARRALERETAWLAASKASEQTIQELWHSIEAQDEAIADGRVPIEEDREFHERIAVASGNRVLLHALRLVWGEGAHLPATALIRKAVGSELVVDHRQIVECIAHHEPDEAASAMVTHINQLIEDVRIYFDKSKA
- a CDS encoding hydantoinase/oxoprolinase family protein — encoded protein: MTVTYRLGIDIGGTFTDVMLTDNNGRVTATLKTPSVPSAPEQAILNAIEQLKSIPIDIGAVELFVHGTTLGVNTLIERNGATTGLLVTRGFRDVLEIRRLRLENTTNLYGDKPDPLIPRHLVKEIDERCLADGRIYRPLPADDLRQSVQELLAEGVTAIAVSFLHAYHNPEHERQAVELIRREFPDVFVCSSSEVWPQQREYERTLVTVMNAYIGSRMNGYFRKLEVGAKERGLHAQVLSTMSNGGIMTAQRAAEEPVKTLLSGPASGVIGATHVARLAAINKVVTFDMGGTSVDVAVIDGEPAYSSENQIGDFPVIIPAVDVTAIGAGGGSIAWVDGVGVLKVGPRSAGADPGPACYDKGGMNPTTTDAYVHLGIIRPDRFLGGRMSLNEELAATALERLGARIGLDSKKSGSGDSGCGDRQYVRTIHTPDGAKRN
- the rbsB gene encoding ribose ABC transporter substrate-binding protein RbsB produces the protein MKKLTLIMTALLLLLMTGCSLEPPEWAKPKSAANLKDIKIGLSISTLNNPFFVSLKDGVVAEAKKQGLQVIVVDAQNDSAKQSNDVDDLIQQGVNALLINPTDSSAISTVVQSANALNIPVITLDRSADKGDVKALVASDNVEGGRMAARYVIDQVGKGAKVIELEGVPGASATRERGKGFHEVADKELNVIAKQSADFDRTKGLNVMENLLQGNPDVQAVFAHNDEMALGAIEAIQSSGKNIPVIGFDGNEDALKSIKEGKLTATVAQQPELIGQLAVRAAQDVLQGKTVKKSIPAKLELVDQKK